The following coding sequences lie in one Caloranaerobacter sp. TR13 genomic window:
- a CDS encoding copper amine oxidase N-terminal domain-containing protein, with translation MKLSRGFIFTFIFIFLFSVTVLADGVYKNIKVYFENISINVDGSKIETDVEPFIYNDRVYVPIRFVAEKLDKEVEWNNETKTVLIKSYKDFPECNYLEGEKFVYGLITSIDYENKRIVIEQHFDDNSIEVTPLLELDENVVIILKRNDKKMNIEFKDLVVGDDVGLVINKYGKIRGIIITI, from the coding sequence ATGAAATTGAGTAGGGGATTTATTTTCACTTTTATTTTTATATTCTTATTTTCTGTAACAGTTTTGGCTGATGGTGTTTATAAAAATATTAAAGTATACTTTGAAAATATAAGCATTAATGTAGATGGGAGTAAAATTGAAACTGATGTAGAACCTTTTATTTATAATGATAGAGTTTATGTTCCGATACGGTTTGTGGCTGAAAAATTAGATAAAGAGGTAGAGTGGAATAATGAAACAAAAACTGTTTTGATAAAAAGTTATAAAGACTTTCCTGAATGTAATTATTTAGAAGGAGAAAAGTTTGTCTATGGACTAATAACTTCAATTGACTATGAAAATAAACGAATAGTCATTGAGCAGCATTTCGATGATAACAGTATAGAAGTAACACCTTTATTAGAACTTGATGAAAATGTAGTTATTATTCTAAAGAGAAATGATAAAAAAATGAATATTGAATTTAAAGATTTAGTTGTCGGTGATGATGTAGGTTTAGTAATTAATAAATATGGAAAGATTAGAGGAATTATTATTACTATTTAA
- a CDS encoding YgiQ family radical SAM protein has protein sequence MKEFLPITKEDMKKRGWTELDFILITGDAYVDHSSFGSAIISRLLERYGYKVGIIAQPSWKSIDDFKKLGKPRLAFLITSGNIDSMVNHYTVAKKRRKKDVYSPGGKIGLRPDRATIVYANKAREAYKDVPIILGGIEASLRRLAHYDYWSDKVRRSILLDAKADLLVYGMGERQIIEIAEALDSGIPINEITYIRGTVYKTNDLSRPYKPIILPSFEEITKSKVKFAESFKIQYQNMDYINGRTLVEPYENIYIVQNPPAKSLDQLELDDIYDLPYTRTYHPVYEKYGGVPAIEEIKFSLTSSRGCFGNCNFCALAFHQGRVVQARSHKSIVKEAEEFVKEPDFKGYIHDVGGPTANFRHRACKKQIKHGVCKNKECLFPTPCKNLYIDHRDYLELLRKLREIKGVKKVFIRSGIRYDYLVYDRDLEFFHELCKYHISGQLRVAPEHISSRVLYMMGKPDKKVYFKFVDTFNKINKKIGKEQFIVPYFISSHPGSTLKDAVELAEYLNTLGYMPEQVQDFYPTPGTLSTCMYYTGIDPRTMKKVYVAKSPHEKAMQRALMQFKRPENYDLVYEALKRTNRLELVGYSKKCLIKPREKDTLKNSGYKNKKQNKKIRKKRKR, from the coding sequence ATGAAAGAGTTTTTACCTATTACGAAAGAAGATATGAAAAAAAGAGGTTGGACTGAGCTTGATTTCATATTAATTACAGGAGATGCATATGTAGACCATTCTTCATTTGGTAGTGCAATAATTAGTAGGCTGTTAGAAAGATATGGATATAAGGTTGGGATTATAGCTCAGCCCTCTTGGAAGAGTATTGATGACTTTAAGAAACTTGGAAAGCCTAGACTTGCGTTTTTGATAACAAGTGGAAATATAGATTCAATGGTTAATCACTATACAGTAGCAAAAAAGAGAAGAAAAAAAGACGTATATTCACCAGGTGGAAAAATTGGATTAAGACCTGATAGAGCTACAATAGTATATGCCAACAAAGCTAGAGAGGCATATAAAGATGTACCTATAATACTTGGAGGTATTGAGGCGAGTCTTAGACGATTAGCTCATTATGATTATTGGTCTGATAAGGTTAGACGTTCAATTTTATTGGATGCAAAAGCAGATTTATTAGTGTATGGAATGGGAGAAAGACAGATCATTGAAATAGCAGAGGCATTAGACAGTGGTATTCCTATTAATGAAATAACTTATATCAGAGGGACTGTTTACAAAACGAATGATTTAAGCAGGCCGTATAAACCTATTATCCTGCCTTCGTTTGAAGAAATAACTAAAAGTAAAGTAAAATTTGCAGAAAGCTTTAAAATACAATATCAAAATATGGACTATATAAATGGTAGAACATTGGTCGAACCTTATGAAAATATTTACATAGTACAAAATCCACCTGCAAAGTCGCTAGATCAGCTTGAATTAGATGATATCTATGATTTGCCTTATACTAGAACGTATCACCCTGTTTACGAAAAATATGGTGGTGTTCCTGCAATTGAAGAGATTAAGTTTAGCTTGACTAGCAGTAGAGGGTGCTTTGGCAATTGCAATTTTTGTGCACTTGCATTTCATCAAGGAAGAGTAGTTCAAGCTAGAAGTCATAAATCAATAGTTAAAGAAGCAGAAGAATTTGTTAAAGAACCTGATTTTAAAGGATATATACATGATGTAGGAGGACCAACAGCTAATTTTAGACATAGAGCTTGTAAAAAACAAATAAAACATGGAGTATGCAAAAATAAAGAGTGTTTATTTCCGACACCATGCAAAAATCTATATATTGACCATAGAGATTATCTAGAATTATTAAGAAAGTTGAGGGAAATAAAAGGTGTTAAGAAAGTTTTTATAAGGTCAGGTATAAGGTATGATTATTTAGTTTATGACAGAGATTTAGAGTTTTTCCATGAACTTTGCAAATATCATATAAGTGGGCAGTTAAGAGTTGCACCTGAACACATATCATCACGTGTACTATATATGATGGGCAAGCCTGATAAAAAAGTTTATTTTAAATTTGTTGATACTTTTAATAAAATAAATAAAAAGATTGGTAAAGAACAATTTATAGTACCATATTTTATATCTAGTCATCCAGGTTCGACATTAAAAGATGCAGTTGAATTAGCTGAATATCTAAATACTTTGGGATATATGCCTGAGCAGGTGCAAGATTTTTATCCGACTCCGGGAACTTTGTCTACTTGTATGTATTATACAGGAATTGATCCAAGAACTATGAAAAAGGTTTATGTTGCTAAATCTCCACATGAAAAGGCAATGCAGAGGGCATTGATGCAATTTAAGAGACCAGAGAATTATGATTTAGTCTATGAAGCACTTAAAAGGACTAATAGATTAGAATTAGTAGGCTACTCAAAAAAATGCTTGATTAAACCTAGAGAAAAAGATACCTTGAAAAATAGTGGATATAAAAATAAGAAACAAAATAAGAAGATTAGGAAGAAAAGAAAAAGATGA
- the uvrA gene encoding excinuclease ABC subunit UvrA produces the protein MSKDKIIIKGAREHNLKNIDLEIPRNKFVVFTGLSGSGKSSLAFDTIYAEGQRRYVESLSAYARQFLGQMEKPDVDYIEGLSPAISIDQKTTSKNPRSTVGTVTEIYDYLRLLFARIGIPHCPKCGKVISSQTVDQMVDKILDLENGTKIQILAPIIRGRKGEHQKVFENIRKEGFVRVRVDGEIRDINEDIKLDKNKKHTIEVVVDRIKIKEGIQNRLADSLETALNLSEGIVIIDVVNEKEMLFSQKFACVDCGIGIEELSPRMFSFNSPYGMCSYCNGLGSYKKVDPELIIPNPNLSINQGAIAPFNSTSEDTYYYKIFKAIAEYNGFDLDTPIKEAPKKFIKELLYGTGKRSVTFKYESRFGGLRTYKAPFEGIINNLERRYKETVSDYMREKIESYMSINPCPHCNGARLRPESLAVTVGGLNIAEVTELSVRQALEFFDKLELDERQKYIANQILKEIKERLKFLVDVGLDYLTLSRSAGTLSGGESQRIRLATQIGSSLVGVLYVLDEPSIGLHQRDNERLIKTLRNLTDLGNTLIVVEHDEDTMYSADYIVDIGPGAGVHGGEVIAKGTVEDIKKCEKSITGQYLSGKKKIEIPKTRRKPNGKWIEVIGAKEHNLKNIDVKIPLGVFTCVTGVSGSGKSTLVNEILYKRLSQQLHRGKQKAGKHDEIRGIEHIDKVIDIDQSPIGRTPRSNPATYTGVFDFIRDVFAMTPEAKMRGYKKGRFSFNVKGGRCEACKGDGIIKIEMHFLPDVYVPCEVCKGKRYNRETLEVKYKGKTISDVLEMTVEEALEFFDNIPRIKNKLKTMYDVGLGYIKLGQPSTQLSGGEAQRIKLATELSKRSTGKTLYILDEPTTGLHIADIHKLIKVLNKLVDTGNTVLVIEHNLDVIKTADYIIDLGPEGGDKGGTIVAQGTPEEICRVKESYTGQFLRKILER, from the coding sequence ATGTCAAAGGACAAAATAATTATAAAGGGAGCTAGAGAACATAATTTAAAAAATATAGATTTAGAAATACCTAGAAATAAATTTGTAGTTTTTACAGGGCTAAGTGGTTCAGGCAAATCCTCATTAGCATTCGATACTATTTATGCAGAAGGGCAAAGACGATACGTTGAGAGTTTATCAGCTTATGCAAGACAGTTTTTAGGTCAGATGGAAAAGCCTGATGTAGATTATATAGAAGGGCTTTCACCTGCAATTTCTATTGACCAAAAGACTACTAGCAAAAATCCTAGGTCAACAGTAGGTACTGTTACTGAAATATATGATTATTTACGTTTATTGTTTGCTAGAATAGGAATTCCTCATTGTCCTAAATGTGGCAAAGTTATATCATCTCAAACAGTAGATCAGATGGTCGATAAAATTTTAGACTTAGAAAATGGTACTAAAATTCAAATCCTTGCACCTATTATACGTGGAAGAAAAGGTGAACATCAGAAGGTTTTTGAAAACATCAGAAAAGAAGGATTTGTTAGAGTAAGAGTAGATGGAGAAATAAGAGATATAAATGAAGATATAAAGCTTGATAAGAATAAAAAACATACAATTGAAGTTGTGGTTGATAGGATAAAGATTAAAGAAGGTATTCAAAATAGATTAGCTGATTCTTTAGAAACTGCACTAAATTTAAGTGAAGGTATAGTTATTATAGATGTTGTTAATGAAAAAGAGATGTTGTTTAGCCAAAAATTTGCATGTGTAGATTGTGGAATAGGCATAGAGGAATTGTCGCCTAGAATGTTTTCTTTTAACAGTCCTTATGGTATGTGTTCATATTGTAATGGGTTGGGCAGTTATAAGAAAGTTGACCCTGAGCTTATAATTCCTAATCCTAATTTATCCATTAATCAAGGGGCAATAGCTCCTTTTAACAGTACTTCAGAAGATACTTATTATTACAAGATATTCAAGGCTATAGCTGAGTATAATGGTTTTGATTTAGATACACCAATTAAGGAAGCACCGAAAAAGTTTATAAAAGAGCTATTATATGGAACAGGTAAAAGAAGTGTTACTTTCAAATATGAGAGTAGATTTGGAGGACTAAGGACTTATAAAGCTCCATTTGAGGGTATTATTAACAATCTTGAACGAAGATATAAAGAAACAGTTTCAGATTATATGAGAGAGAAAATTGAAAGTTACATGAGTATAAATCCTTGTCCTCATTGTAATGGTGCTAGACTAAGACCAGAGAGTTTAGCAGTAACTGTTGGGGGATTAAATATAGCAGAAGTTACTGAATTATCTGTTAGACAAGCTTTAGAGTTTTTTGATAAACTAGAGCTTGATGAAAGACAGAAATATATAGCAAATCAGATTTTAAAGGAAATCAAAGAAAGATTGAAGTTTTTAGTAGATGTGGGATTAGACTATTTAACTTTGTCTAGAAGTGCTGGAACTCTATCAGGAGGAGAATCTCAGAGAATAAGACTTGCAACACAGATAGGTTCTAGTTTGGTTGGAGTTTTATATGTTCTTGATGAACCTAGTATAGGACTTCATCAAAGAGATAATGAAAGACTAATTAAAACGCTCAGAAATTTGACTGATTTGGGGAATACTTTAATAGTAGTTGAACATGATGAAGATACAATGTATAGTGCAGATTATATTGTAGATATTGGACCAGGTGCTGGAGTTCACGGTGGTGAAGTTATTGCTAAAGGCACTGTTGAGGATATTAAAAAATGTGAAAAATCAATTACTGGTCAGTATCTAAGTGGTAAAAAGAAAATAGAAATACCTAAGACTAGAAGAAAACCAAATGGTAAATGGATAGAAGTTATCGGAGCTAAAGAGCATAATTTAAAAAATATAGATGTTAAAATTCCTTTAGGTGTGTTTACATGTGTTACAGGTGTATCGGGTTCTGGTAAGAGTACTTTAGTAAACGAAATATTATATAAAAGACTTTCTCAGCAGCTGCACAGAGGCAAACAAAAGGCAGGAAAACATGATGAAATAAGAGGAATAGAGCATATAGACAAAGTTATTGATATAGATCAGTCACCTATTGGGAGAACACCAAGGTCAAATCCAGCGACATATACTGGCGTATTTGACTTTATAAGAGACGTATTTGCTATGACTCCTGAAGCTAAAATGAGAGGCTATAAAAAAGGTAGATTCAGTTTTAATGTTAAGGGAGGAAGATGTGAAGCTTGCAAAGGTGATGGAATAATAAAGATAGAAATGCATTTTCTTCCTGATGTATATGTTCCATGTGAAGTATGTAAAGGTAAAAGGTATAATAGAGAAACTCTTGAAGTTAAATATAAAGGTAAGACGATATCTGATGTATTAGAAATGACAGTAGAAGAAGCATTGGAGTTTTTTGATAATATACCAAGAATAAAGAATAAATTAAAGACTATGTATGATGTTGGACTAGGATATATAAAATTAGGTCAGCCTTCAACTCAATTATCAGGAGGGGAAGCGCAAAGAATCAAACTGGCAACAGAATTAAGTAAAAGAAGCACAGGAAAGACATTATATATCTTAGATGAGCCAACTACTGGACTTCATATAGCTGATATACACAAATTAATAAAAGTATTAAACAAGTTAGTTGATACAGGAAATACAGTATTAGTAATTGAACATAATCTAGATGTTATAAAAACTGCTGATTATATAATAGATTTAGGTCCAGAAGGTGGAGATAAAGGTGGAACTATAGTAGCTCAAGGAACACCTGAGGAGATTTGCAGAGTAAAAGAGTCTTATACAGGGCAGTTTTTAAGAAAAATACTTGAAAGATAA